CAATGCAGGTGCTGAGATCGATAGTTTAAATGTTCCCTTCCGGGCATCCTTCATCAAACACATAGGCAACGGGTCTTCCACCTCTTTTTGGGGCGATCGGTGGCTTGGCGACTTCAAACTCAGGGACAAGTTTCATAGGCTGTTCAGATTGGATCGAGACAAAGAGGCTGCGGTCAGTGACAGGCTAATTATGCAGGATGATGGGCTGTCTACAACTTGGGATTGGTTACGTTCTCCATCGGGTCGAACTAACAGCGAATTACTTGAACTAATGGAACTTCTTGCAGGGTTCAGACTTAAAATCGATGAAGCAGACGGGTGGCGTTGGGCGCTTAGCTCTAACAGCAGGTTCAATGTAAAAGACCTCACGAAAGTAATTGATGAACAGGTAATCTCGGTCAGTGGTACACCTCAAGAAACGATGCGAAACAACTTCGTGCCAAAGAAAGTCGAAATTTTTGTGTGGCGTGCATCGAAGAAGCGTCTTCCGGTGAAAACTGAACTCGACAAAAGAGGTATCGATTTGCACTCTGTTAGATGCCCTCTTTGTGACGATGATCTAGAGTCGGTAGACCATTCTTTAATTTTTTGCAAACACTCCTTGGAACTATGGAATCGGGTATTTGGTTGGTGGAAATTGGGAAGCTTCTCAAATTATAGTGTTGGTGAATTACTTCGAGGTAATGCTCCGGTCTCAATGTCGGAAGTTGGGAAAAAGATTTGGCAAGGGATCGAGTGGATTTGTGCGTATTATATATGGAAAAACCGAAACAACAAAGTATTTCGTGACAAATCTTGGACATCTCCAATCGCGTTGAACGAAATTCAAGTAAAATCTTTCGAGTGGATTTCTCAAAGATCAAAAGGAAGGAAATTTGATTAGCTAACGTGGTTGAGCGACCCCAGTGTTTACCTTCATTCCTTGTAATTCGTTTGCTTGTAAATCGTTCTTATAGTTCGGTTTGCATACTCGCGAACCTCTGTGTGGTTGTGCTTTCTTTCTGTTTGTAATTCTGGGGGATTGACAAACCATCCCCAAACTGTGTAACTCTTTTGTTGAGTAATATATAGCCttgcatttcaaaaaaaaaaaaaaatgtttttcctCTTTTTTTTCCCCGGTCCAGTTTTTCGACGATCTCACACGAGTTCAATTGCGTTGCACCGATGCTCCTACTCGTGTCTTTGAGGTTTTTGTTGTTTCTCTCGTGGCTTCATCATCGGTATCTATTACTGCGGAAGTGTTGTAGATCTCAACAGACTGACAGAGATCCTTGATTTCAAATGTTGGTGGTGGTTTTGGTTATAGGTTGTTCTTTGATTGTTTAGTTTCACAATGAGTTCACAAGTTTCATAGGTAGTTGTGTTGTTGGTGTGTCTGGTTCATTGGTTGTTAATTTTCATTTTGTTTGCCATTGTTGAATCCATTAGTTTGTAAATGTGTTTAGTTTCAAATTTGTGTTTATAAATAATGCATCTCTTTGCTGttcaaaaaaaaagttttaaactaGGTCAAATAAATCGGTGAATCTATCAATCAATGTGGACGGGTCTAAATCAATAGCATAATACTTTTAGATCATGTTGAtttgtttaacttttttttttttttttttgatcatgcatatttttaccgttGGATTTAATATGTCTGCTCAATAtataaggaggggtttaaggatcttaaaacgtggctctccggtccggctaccgtaaataaccctggccgacatgatgatgtcggcggggtggccaagtgattaagtccacctctgataacggtcgtcgatcaagaggccccaaataaggtcgtaggtactagcttacgaaagactaacctgttaaccttgaaaagatgctgaatgatgctgttttgcgtaatgtatctcgtgtgcaatagttacgtaatatgccgtgtctggtaaatgatgattagggttgtatttataggcaaaccctaattctagaaccgtcacagatcacgttaatctcatccataactgactcccccgaatcacggatataattatggaaaagatatttacttgacagctaagcaaccgccgtaccgggaacaaaggaatcagatacaatccgcataccgcatagcgcacacaagcacacgcatacgcacactattaagcgcccgcatgcatatgaggtgcgcatgcgggttgcggtatcattatgtccccccagtttgatgttatatgacgcaagacacatgacatcaaactattaagcggaaaaaacaagaaaacggctagcatttaatattccgcgtgctcctcgatgccattaaatgcctgtcacaatcgcagaagcccattcggcggacatgacataaagtggcagtgtgtcaggcgcgtgacaaccacgcgcgtacatgtaatcatacccaactggcatccacgcgcatcaataaagtgctggccgtcgattgcgtaacacgtgtacagccacgatcacaccactccatcccatgactcccaatcttccctataaataccccattttgcagctcatttccactttcctgcttcaagcttcctcgttacgctgccaatttgaattccgatcaaaaatcaaacattccagccaccatttaaaggttagtattcatccgattactcctagaaaatgactaaagctaacgagacgtatgtagatagcgtagagtctgttatagagcagaagcacatagattacttagtgaaacagtatcctcccttagccaagtacaatccggtgccacccctaccccatcagcgtgctcacgagccaccggagaagaaagtggccatctatgaacatgcgttcaagcatggtaactttagggttcctccttctgacttcttcttaggcgtattagatcacttcagagtgggattagggcaactacaccagtatgccataggcaaaatagttctgtttgaaatgtggtgtgccgcaatcgacagggtaccgttggttaaagttttctgtcatctataccgcctagccaatcaccacaaatcctggttcaccttcttcgcccgacaaaatttcaccaaaaccccaaagtcgaatgcgggtaactggaaagaatctttctttttcattgaccaaactgtagttggtaccgcttttccgcaaacgcttatatggtgcgagaaggtggaaaaggatgtgaacaaaaccccggtccttgatgacgaggaaacaaagctgttagcggagtgcgctaacgcacagctggtgcaccggtcatacgggaacgtgatgttgcggctagggaagatatccgcacactggccatgggaggaagtgcgtccagccatagtcggaccggatggaaagggtaggaatagtataatcacgtactaacaacagtttgctatttatgtgttctaacgcatgcgtgcatgtttgcagagatgaagatgaagagtgtactgactgcggaggagattgcgggcatcgccttccgcaaacagaatgtgaaccagccgttagagcaggagaagactggcgagaatgcacctgccacctccggcaataagcgcaaggccgccgaagcctcccaatcccaacagaagaagaagaaactcactcccaaacagagggaggacaagcggaacgataacttcgttcccatcgaaccccgttctgcggatctacctcccccatcctCTGGTAAGAGTTCAGCTTTCGCGCATACCGCacatttaagtttgcatttatataaCCACTTATTAATACGCAGGGCATGCGGAAGAAactcatcacaccccaccgcgggtcaatccgaacctcgaagctactgccgagtcaaaggataagacgatacacctggactccgagtccacaccaaccccgccacacggtagcttccgattggcaaacctggcgcagctcacccagtcatcggcggaaaacgccgcagagcagtccgccttcctccaacaaatcttcccggctgagttccgcaaccaactagccgcactgccttttaatcaggcgctcaacgccttcgtccaaaacggccttgtcttttttggcatggttgtAGATCAAGCCCACCGTT
This genomic stretch from Rutidosis leptorrhynchoides isolate AG116_Rl617_1_P2 chromosome 11, CSIRO_AGI_Rlap_v1, whole genome shotgun sequence harbors:
- the LOC139874280 gene encoding uncharacterized protein; its protein translation is MWCAAIDRVPLVKVFCHLYRLANHHKSWFTFFARQNFTKTPKSNAGNWKESFFFIDQTVVGTAFPQTLIWCEKVEKDVNKTPVLDDEETKLLAECANAQLVHRSYGNVMLRLGKISAHWPWEEVRPAIVGPDGKEMKMKSVLTAEEIAGIAFRKQNVNQPLEQEKTGENAPATSGNKRKAAEASQSQQKKKKLTPKQREDKRNDNFVPIEPRSADLPPPSSGKSSAFAHTAHLSLHLYNHLLIRRVMDSGPVTDKFNAYVDAVKDHEVNKAVVEVIQACSLTPPYPDAVQKKLKEGTAAALLEAENATTTIPIPLIDAFAADPNMPIDGFLKEDF